A genomic stretch from Diprion similis isolate iyDipSimi1 chromosome 1, iyDipSimi1.1, whole genome shotgun sequence includes:
- the LOC124404881 gene encoding charged multivesicular body protein 1b — MSNFFNKSIEVTSFFPLTFGELSVIVSKVNNTRRQLQASTFHRTYYYFLEVICELVTTGAEQSAMSVSQMEKNLFNLKFAVKELERNSKKCEKEEKMEKAKVKKAIQKGNMEGARIHAENAIRQKNQALNYLRMSARVDAVASRVQTALTTRKVTQSMAGVVKAMDAAMKSMNLEKISGLMDKFESQFEDLDVQSSYMENAMSQTTTTNVPQNDVDSLMQQVADEAGLELNMELPSGQLGSIGTSTAVSQEQDELTQRLARLRE, encoded by the exons ATGAGTAATTTCTTTAACAAGTCCATTGAGGTGACGTCATTCTTTCCTCTGACATTTGGTGAATTGTCAGTGATTGTCAGCAAAGTAAATAATACGCGTAGG CAGCTACAAGCATCAACATTCCATCGTACATACTATTATTTTTTGGAGGTTATCTGTGAATTAGTCACAACGGGGGCCGAACAATCAGCTATGTCCGTCTCTCAGATGGAAA agaatttatttaatcTCAAGTTTGCAGTGAAGGAACTGGaaagaaattccaaaaaatgcgaaaaagaagaaaagatggAGAAGGCCAAGGTCAAAAAGGCTATTCAGAAGGGTAACATGGAAGGGGCCCGAATCCATGCTGAAAATGCCATTCGACAAAAGAATCAAGCCTTGAATTATCTTAGAATGAGTGCTCGTGTTGACGCAGTCGCAAGCAGAGTACAAACTGCCCTGACAACAAGAAAAGTTACACAGTCAATGGCTGGTGTGGTTAAAGCGATGGATGCCGCTATGAAATCGATGAACCTAGAGAAAATTTCAGGTCTAATGGACAAATTTGAAAGCCAGTTTGAAGATCTGGATGTTCAGAGCTCTTACATGGAAAATGCCATGTCACAGACAACAACTACCAATGTACCACAAAATGACGTCGACTCTTTGATGCAGCAAGTTGCCGACGAAGCTGG TCTGGAATTGAACATGGAACTGCCTTCTGGACAGTTGGGTTCCATTGGTACTTCGACAGCAGTGAGCCAAGAGCAAGATGAACTGACCCAACGACTCGCTCGGCTTCGAGAGTAA